In a single window of the Mesoplodon densirostris isolate mMesDen1 chromosome 18, mMesDen1 primary haplotype, whole genome shotgun sequence genome:
- the LOC132479182 gene encoding LOW QUALITY PROTEIN: uncharacterized protein SPEM3-like (The sequence of the model RefSeq protein was modified relative to this genomic sequence to represent the inferred CDS: inserted 1 base in 1 codon; substituted 1 base at 1 genomic stop codon): protein MAEQTHYLAEACSGTTPGKCQDLRDSILLILVSIMLLNVWINVVTLLWMHLKRFLRAGFNRIFPKGNFLHRHPNHLESWIPETDDETASKCCWMPPQCGRARASTEAPRGLWKEGLVGAGEAPPFTALKSQATFNSRXETSSKLRRISKVDVVPLCLPQESKTKTPDYDSARAQTCPPVQLPAHSPAKAQTFSYKHPSVHAPPQAQTCSTLHLPEHTTPQAQTPSPALTPEHSPAQVHGPEHTSAHTPAQAQAQAPSYASALFLGHTSLCTLTHAHLTYTHANTLAPPPTSAPATTPALAPTPAPVPISATTSVPALVMTLTTPPVPSTTRTPILDSILSTLSTFDQGLSSGHVVYYARSIKQNLFHVCPPQNSGYSRNDLGTLTRPQEGHGLVSSGTAEQTLKQCSGDSAKPSTGSIPGYVELGTMEWKIPNHAKDKFVQSKTFTHCSSHPCQSEKRNTDPQNPVCPKFLVCSKDAEPSQPCFRSPTSAQSSPCTMPPPCTLSLPLVXPRSFVLHQHSNHQKPSALIQTPTFPPTSKSPQSVLSPQGPIPPQLSTTSQTPNQPQPPELHESLGLNQCSVLQRTPGLTGDTGLLKNPGLAQDPGLHELRGLTEDPYLCKNPSLSQDSDLQKNPVITQDSWPQKSPCHAQDSAVNKSSVLCQESDLHKSPGLVQTARLHKGSSLTRDSGDYKNPGLSQASGVCRSQGLTQDSDLHKNPGLTQDAGIYRSSEHTHDPNFHEDSGINRDPGPHKGPALTQDSGLSKRRGLHNNSGLIPNPGLHKNPLGTDSVQVLGPRQTQKSFISETVPRKEDAGQHIPWTSVPPSHNSCSAKAQGAYNDLLTSSQRTGRQAWVYHPIPSPQPARTITRCLRLPKPAGTRLGHVVFDARQRQQTGTSAKLSLGRVVFDARQRQQTGTSAKLCLPGAFIGPHPTAGVQLQRVKGNPRDR, encoded by the exons CTAAGTGCTGCTGGATGCCGCCGCAGTGTGGACGGGCTCGGGCTTCCACGGAGGCTCCACGGGGACTGTGGAAGGAGGGGTTAGTGGGAGCTGGGGAGGCCCCTCCGTTCACAGCCTTAAAGTCCCAAGCCACTTTTAACTCCAGGTGAGAGACATCTTCCAAGCTCCGCAGGATAAGCAAGGTGGACGTGGTTCCACTCTGCCTGCCCCAAGAGAGCAAGACTAAGACCCCAGACTATGACTCAGCCCGGGCCCAGACCTGCCCCCCAGTTCAGCTCCCTGCACATTCTCCTGCCAAGGCCCAGACCTTCTCCTACAAGCACCCCTCTGTGCACGCCCCACCTCAGGCCCAGACTTGCTCCACACTCCACCTCCCTGAGCACACTACCCCCCAGGCCCAGACCCCCTCACCAGCCCTCACccctgagcacagccctgcccaggtcCATGGCCCGGAGCATACCTCAGCCCataccccagcccaggcccaagCCCAGGCCCCCTCATATGCCTCAGCCCTATTCCTGGGCCACACTTCTCTCTGCACCCTGACCCATGCTCATCTGACCTATACCCATGCCAACACTCTGGCCCCTCCCCCAACTTCTGCCCCTGCTACTACTCCTGCCCTAGCCCCTACACCAGCCCCTGTCCCGATCTCTGCCACAACCTCTGTCCCAGCACTGGTCATGACCCTGACGACCcctccagtcccttccaccacccGTACCCCCATCCTAGATTCTATTCTCTCTACCTTGTCTACCTTCGACCAAGGCCTCTCCTCTGGCCATGTGGTCTACTATGCCCGCAGCATAAAGCAGAACTTATTCCATGTGTGTCCCCCTCAGAACTCTGGGTACTCCAGAAATGACTTGGGTACCCTAACCAGGCCCCAAGAGGGGCATGGTCTGGTGAGCTCTGGTACAGCTGAGCAAACACTGAAGCAATGTAGTGGGGACAGTGCCAAGCCCTCCACAGGGTCCATACCGGGTTACGTGGAGTTGGGGACTATGGAATGGAAGATCCCAAATCATGCCAAAGACAAATTTGTACAGTCCAAGACCTTCACTCACTGTAGCTCCCATCCTTGCCAGTCTGAGAAGAGAAACACGGATCCCCAGAATCCAGTCTGCCCCAAATTCCTGGTGTGCTCCAAGGATGCTGAACCTTCTCAACCTTGCTTCCGTTCTCCGACCAGTGCCCAGAGCTCACCATGCACCATGCCTCCACCATgcactctttctctgcctcttg tTCCCAGATCCTTTGTCCTTCATCAacacagcaaccaccagaagccctCCGCCTTAATACaaacccccacctttcccccaacCTCCAAGTCTCCTCAGTCTGTCCTCTCTCCCCAgggccccatccctccccagttATCCACTACTTCCCAAACCCCAAACCAGCCCCAACCCCCAGAACTTCATGAGAGTCTAGGTCTCAACCAATGCTCTGTCCTCCAAAGGACCCCAGGCCTTACCGGAGACACAGGCCTCCTCAAGAACCCAGGCCTTGCTCAAGATCCAGGCCTCCACGAACTTCGAGGCCTTACCGAAGACCCTTACCTCTGCAAAAATCCAAGCCTTTCCCAAGACTCTGACCTTCAGAAGAATCCAGTCATTACCCAAGATTCTTGGCCACAGAAGAGTCCATGCCATGCCCAAGACTCTGCAGTCAACAAGAGCTCAGTCCTTTGCCAGGAGTCTGATCTCCATAAGAGCCCAGGTCTTGTGCAAACCGCTCGTCTCCATAAGGGCTCAAGCCTTACCCGAGACTCCGGAGACTACAAGAATCCAGGCCTGTCCCAAGCTTCTGGAGTCTGCAGGAGCCAAGGCCTTACTCAAGATTCTGACCTCCATAAGAATCCTGGCCTTACCCAAGATGCTGGAATTTACAGGAGCTCAGAACATACCCATGACCCTAACTTCCATGAGGACTCAGGAATTAATCGAGATCCTGGCCCCCATAAGGGTCCAGCCCTTACTCAAGACTCTGGCTTATCCAAGAGACGAGGCCTCCATAACAACTCAGGCCTTATCCCAAACCCTGGCCTCCACAAGAACCCTCTAGGAACTGACTCTGTCCAAGTTTTGGGCCCACGTCAGACCCAAAAGTCATTTATATCTGAGACAGTTCCTCGAAAGGAGGATGCAGGGCAGCACATACCATGGACTTCTGTCCCACCCAGTCACAACTCCTGCTCTGCCAAGGCTCAGGGGGCCTACAATGACCTGCTAACCTCCTCGCAGCGAACAGGCAGACAAGCCTGGGTGTACCACCCGATACCATCCCCCCAGCCTGCCAGAACTATCACCAGATGTCTACGCCTCCCAAAACCAGCAGGCACCCGGCTAGGGCATGTGGTCTTTGATGCCCGCCAGAGACAGCAGACAGGGACAAGTGCGAAGCTCTCTCTAGGGCGTGTGGTCTTTGACGCCCGCCAGAGACAGCAGACAGGGACAAGTGCGAAGCTCTGTCTCCCAGGTGCCTTCATAGGGCCACATCCAACtgccggagtccagctccagcgagtcaAGGGAAACCCGAGGGATAGATAG